The sequence GAGACAAAATGACTGTGAGCAACGACGACATATATTTAGCGAACAACACcctcactttatttatttatttaattttttttaatgtttttgttttgattttgattcAAAATCAGAAGCTCACGATTCTGTCAGCTAGCTCCCCATCATCCGCTCGCCCCGAGCAATGAATGAACTATCTGAGTATCCCGCTTACGAATTGAGCACTCCGAAATGTGATTGTACTTGTCCGCGCATACTCGCTTAGAATAAAATGGCTAAGTATAAATGTGCTGGAACTCGCATCCAGACAAATCAGTTGTACAAAAAATTGACAAGTGTTAAGTACCTAAAAGCGATAGAACGCTAACGAAATTGCAGAGGCATTGAATTGAAAGAAATTGGAAGTTGAGTAAAAGGACTTTGTGCATTCGGTCGACGTGCGCGCAATGAAACGTTTGGTGATCTGTTTGCTACTGTTGGGTGTGTCTCAAGTCACACCCACATTGCACGCATTTAAGAAGTCTTTGTTGTTCGGTGGAGGTGGCGGTGGCGGTTGCGGTGGTGGCTGTGGCGGCGGGGGCTTTGGAGGTTATGGTGGAGGTGGCGGTGGATATGGCGGTGGCGGACATGGCGGCTATACCTCTCCCAGTATAGTGGTAGTGAAACAGTTACCTTCATATGGCGGCGGTGGCTATAGCGGTGGTGGCTATAGCGGTGGTGGTGGTTGTGGTAGTGGTGGTTGCGGCGGTGGCGGTTATAGACCCAACtatggcggcggcggcggcggcggtggtTTCAAGCCTAGCTATGGCGGtggcggcggtggtggtggttaTGGCGGCAGTAACGCATACTCATCCAGCAGTGCGAACAGCTACAGCGGTGGTTATGGGGGCAGTGGTGGCAATGGAGGCTATGGTGGTCATCCaggtggtggcggtggtggcTTTTGTAACAcctgtggtggtggtggtggtggcggtggtggttATGGCGGTAGTGGTTCCTACGCCAGTGCGCAATCGTCGGCTAGTGCCCACGCTGGTTCATGGTGATGAGAGAAAAGTGCCAAGAATTTTATATTGAATATGTAGGACTTGTTATGAAAATTTACGAATTTacttatatgaatttttaactaaatatttgaatagtttttttgtaagTGAGTGTGACATATTTTGTGGAAATAaagcagtttttttattaaaattttaaatatctgtAGTAACGATTAATTTAACGGAGGCCAAAGACtaacaaatttgaaatgaatggGGTGAGCAGAAAATGTGCACATTGACATTAAcgcgaaatttcaataaaaatcgtttcaagatTTGGCTAGAAAAACATTAAGAAACTtcgaagaataaaaaatattagtttggggaaaaagaaatacattatttaCGCGGTAGAtgactgtagtgatcgatatctcgtaaagtatatatcaaacaatttaaagtttatgcttaaACTGATATTTCCCATTACAAAATTCATTTGCTGTTTctcgtttgttccattcagttgtgagttacagggggctaacaatggaagtcaacaaagagaaaattcggtaagctttacagcttttctttgataaaggccaaatggcaagccaggccgctggaATTCTGAATttccaggccgctgaaattgtgaatggtgtttatggtgccgatgctgtaacagctaattacgtgtaaatttggtttcgtcgattccgttcaagcAGTTCTGATGTACGAGATGCACCGAAAATGGTGAAAGATGCCGAAAATGGTGAAagatgtcgaaaatgtcgataaaatcacataaCTAATCGAAGTTGCCCGGCATGTTAGTAGGCGCAGCATCGTCCAAGAGCTAaataaagatcgaccataaaacagttttaagccataaAAGTAATAAGGGATTTCTTTCAAAGTTCAAAGTACAGATTTACTTCgcacaaaattatttgttttta comes from Anastrepha ludens isolate Willacy chromosome 3, idAnaLude1.1, whole genome shotgun sequence and encodes:
- the LOC128857475 gene encoding uncharacterized protein LOC128857475, producing MKRLVICLLLLGVSQVTPTLHAFKKSLLFGGGGGGGCGGGCGGGGFGGYGGGGGGYGGGGHGGYTSPSIVVVKQLPSYGGGGYSGGGYSGGGGCGSGGCGGGGYRPNYGGGGGGGGFKPSYGGGGGGGGYGGSNAYSSSSANSYSGGYGGSGGNGGYGGHPGGGGGGFCNTCGGGGGGGGGYGGSGSYASAQSSASAHAGSW